GAACAGCACGATGAGCGACTGCACGACGAGCACGATCTCGATGGGAACGCCCTCGGCCGCCTGCATCGAGAAGCCGCCCGCCTTGAAGGCGCCGAACAGGATGCCGGCGACGAAGATGCCCCACGGCGTGGACCGCCCGAGCAGGGCGACGGTGATCGCGTCGAATCCGATGCCGGCGTCGATGCCGGCCGTGAAGCCGGTGGTGACGGTGCCGAGCACCTGGCTCACGCCGGCCAGGCCGAGCAGCGCGCCGGAGATGAGCATCGCGTAGATGTACATGGACGGCACGTTGATGCCGGCGACGCGCGCCGCGTTGGGGTTCTCGCCCACCGCGCGGAACCGGAAGCCGAGGCTCGACCTGCTGAGGATCCACCACACGATGATCGTCGCGACCACCACGAGGATGAAGCCGAAGTGCAGGTTGAACTGCGGTCCGAGGAGGGCCGGGAAGATCGCCGTCTCCTTCATCGCGGGGGTCTTCGGGTTGCTCGACCCCGGCGCCTGCAGGAGGCCCGGGGTGCGCAGCATCCACGACACGAGGTAGAAGGCGACGTAGTTGAGCATGATCGTGACGATCACCTCGTGCGCCCCGGTGCGCGCCTTGAGCGCGCCCGCGATGCCCGCCCACAGCGCGCCGCCGATGAGGCCGCCGAGGAGGGCGACCAGCATGTGGATGCCCCAGGGGAGGTCGAACCCGAACGCCAGCCAGCCGGCGACGGATGCCGCGATGAGCATCTGCCCGCGACCGCCGATGTTGAACATGCCGACGCGGAACGCGAGGCCCACGCCGAGGCCACCGGCGATGAGCGGCGTGGCGAAGGTCAGCGTCTCGGTCAGCGGGCGGATGCCGGAGATGAAGTCGTCGCGCCGGAAGTTGTAGACCGAGCCCTGGAAGAGCGCGGAGTACGCTCCGGACACCGATTCCCAGATGGCGATGAGGGTGTCACCCGGACGGGCGAAGAAGTAGCCGCTCGCCTCCTGCACGCGCTCGTCGGTGAACGCGATCATGATCGCGCCGACGAGCAGGGCCAGCAGCACCGCGAGCACCGAGATGATCGCGTTTCCGGTCGTGATCTGGTGGAGCGTCGTGTGCCAGCGCGACGGTGGCGGGACGTCCGCGGGTGCGCGCGAAGCGGCTCGGGCCTCGTCGGCCGTCTCGAGTTCGGGCGCGACGGCTCCGGGCTCCTCGATGGCGATGTCGGCGTCGAGGTCGGCGGGCGTCGCTCCGGCCGAGCCGGCGGCGTCGGGCTGACGGGGGTCGCTCATGCGGCGGCTCCTTCTGCGGGCTGTTCGCCGGCCATCATCAGGCCGAGCACGTCGCGGGGGGTGTCGCCCGGGACGATGCCCACGATGCGGCCGCGGTACATGACCATGATGCGGTCGGCGAGGGCGACGACCTCGTCGAGCTCGGTGGACACGACGACCACGGGGACGCCGGCGTCGCGGGTCTCGACGATGCGCTTGTGGATGAACTCGATGGAGCCCACGTCGACGCCCCGCGTGGGCTGCGCGGCCACGAGCAGGCGCAGCTCGCGGCTGAGTTCGCGAGCCAGCACGACCTTCTGCTGGTTGCCGCCGGACAGCTGCCGCACCTTGGAGTCGATGCCCTGCGTGCGGACGTCGAACTCCTTCACCTTGTCGCGGGCGAAGTCGGCGAGGGCGCCGCGCTGGATGCTGCCGCCCCGCACGAACGGCGCACCGTCGCTGCGGTCGAGCATGAGGTTCTCGGCGATGGTGAACTCACCGACCAGTCCGTCCTCCGTGCGGTCCTCGGGCACGAATCCCACGCCGGCGTCGAGGATGCGCTTCACGCTGGAGGAGCCGAGCTCGATGCCGTCGATCCTGATGGAGCCCTGCACCCGCGGCTGCAGGCCGAGCAGCGCTTCGGTGAGCTCGGTCTGCCCGTTGCCCTGGACGCCGGCGATCGCGAGGATCTCACCTCGGCGCACCTCGAAGCTCACGTCGTTGACCACGAGCTGGCCGATGGGGTCGATCACCGTGAGGCCCTGCACCTGGAGAGCGGCGTCGCCGAGCGTGGGCTCCTCCTTGTGCACCGTCAGCTCGACGGCGCGGCCGACCATGAGCGAGGCGAGCTCGGCGTTCGTCGCCGTCGGGGACGCCTCGCCGACGACCTTGCCCAGGCGGATGACCGTGATGCGGTCGGCCACCTCGCGCACCTCGCGGAGCTTGTGCGTGATGAACACGATGGAGGTGCCGGTCTGCTTCAGCTGGCGCATGATGCCCATGAGCTCGTCGGTCTCCTGGGGCGTGAGCACGGCGGTGGGCTCGTCGAAGACGAGCACCTTCGCGTCTCGGGAGAGCGCCTTGATGATCTCGACGCGCTGCTGCACGCCGACGGGAAGGTCGTCGACGAGCGCGTCGGGGTCGACGTCGAACCCGAACCGCTCGGAGATCTCACGCACCTTCGCGCGTGCCGCGGGGAGGTCGAGTCGGCCGCCGAGCTTCGTCTCCTCGTGTCCCAGCATGACGTTCTCGGCGACGGTGAAGACGGGGATGAGCATGAAGTGCTGGTGCACCATGCCGATGTGCGCCGCCATGGCGTCACCGGGGCCGGCGAAGTGCTGGACCTGGTCGTCGAGGAGCACCTCGCCCTCGTCGGCTTGGTACAGGCCGTACAGGACGTTCATGAGCGTCGACTTGCCTGCACCGTTCTCACCGAGGAGGCAGTGGATCTCTCCGGCCTCCACGGTGAGGTCGATGTGGTCGTTCGCGACCAAGCTGCCGAATCGCTTCGTGATGCCGCGAAGTTCGAGCTTCATGTCCCCGATCCTACTGAGGTGGCTGCATCCGTCGGAGATGCTGCGCGAAAGTTGAGGGTGCCGGAGAGGTCCTGCGCAGATGTTGCGCGTTCCGCTCCGAAGTGCGCCGGGACGCCGATCGGGGAGGCCGGCTGGTGCCGACCTCCCCGAGAGAGCGTCGTTCCTACTTGGCGAGGTAGGACTTGACCTCGACGTCGCCCGCGATGATCGCGGCCTTGAGGTCGTCGAGCTCGCCCTGGAGCGTCGACGGGACCTTCGACTCGAAGTCGTGGAACGGGGCGATGCCCACGCCCTCGTTCTCGAGCGTGCCCACGAACGGGGTGTTGTCGAA
This DNA window, taken from Agromyces sp. 3263, encodes the following:
- a CDS encoding ABC transporter permease produces the protein MSDPRQPDAAGSAGATPADLDADIAIEEPGAVAPELETADEARAASRAPADVPPPSRWHTTLHQITTGNAIISVLAVLLALLVGAIMIAFTDERVQEASGYFFARPGDTLIAIWESVSGAYSALFQGSVYNFRRDDFISGIRPLTETLTFATPLIAGGLGVGLAFRVGMFNIGGRGQMLIAASVAGWLAFGFDLPWGIHMLVALLGGLIGGALWAGIAGALKARTGAHEVIVTIMLNYVAFYLVSWMLRTPGLLQAPGSSNPKTPAMKETAIFPALLGPQFNLHFGFILVVVATIIVWWILSRSSLGFRFRAVGENPNAARVAGINVPSMYIYAMLISGALLGLAGVSQVLGTVTTGFTAGIDAGIGFDAITVALLGRSTPWGIFVAGILFGAFKAGGFSMQAAEGVPIEIVLVVQSLIVLFIAAPPLVRTIFRLPDPASPKRRPVPNVTQEVKAK
- a CDS encoding ABC transporter ATP-binding protein, yielding MKLELRGITKRFGSLVANDHIDLTVEAGEIHCLLGENGAGKSTLMNVLYGLYQADEGEVLLDDQVQHFAGPGDAMAAHIGMVHQHFMLIPVFTVAENVMLGHEETKLGGRLDLPAARAKVREISERFGFDVDPDALVDDLPVGVQQRVEIIKALSRDAKVLVFDEPTAVLTPQETDELMGIMRQLKQTGTSIVFITHKLREVREVADRITVIRLGKVVGEASPTATNAELASLMVGRAVELTVHKEEPTLGDAALQVQGLTVIDPIGQLVVNDVSFEVRRGEILAIAGVQGNGQTELTEALLGLQPRVQGSIRIDGIELGSSSVKRILDAGVGFVPEDRTEDGLVGEFTIAENLMLDRSDGAPFVRGGSIQRGALADFARDKVKEFDVRTQGIDSKVRQLSGGNQQKVVLARELSRELRLLVAAQPTRGVDVGSIEFIHKRIVETRDAGVPVVVVSTELDEVVALADRIMVMYRGRIVGIVPGDTPRDVLGLMMAGEQPAEGAAA